One window from the genome of Falco peregrinus isolate bFalPer1 chromosome 15, bFalPer1.pri, whole genome shotgun sequence encodes:
- the CEP164 gene encoding centrosomal protein of 164 kDa isoform X10 translates to MAGAMVRIGDQLILEEDFDETYIPSNQEIQDFAREIGIDPEKEPELIWLAREGIVAPLPPEWKPCQDTTGDIYYFNFANGQSTWDHPCDDHYRELVIREREKLLARGSLKKKEKKKKEKKDKKEKKDKKEKQSLKRPPSSGTLLAPIQVPLGNLAPLRGPVASPASILRGSLNVDVGSLVDSSLVAKGGMQPAETYKHTSQTKKLTGLVCEEKSSLNMAALDKGRNEEEESENESLHGTARLFKNLHMDVSALGGSFDSELSKASETSDSGEDLQVSDHSDHELVRPMDLGFQTGLSEQVLDVEVLSPALDSPTCKAQELGEEEKDESKASVEEEQSKRTKAAERQPEKEIECELSLNQPSEESLEEIAKELETELKQEKMHLLQAEKEKIQQFQEDVRQLEEEEAEKLHQQKEESLRTLKEDLAKVSEEEELRVRKEETERLSKLQARIALEIEAEEEKLRAEQEVTLQKLREKWEIQQVTEKESLEKKQQLVLEKMKLEIEEAQQKEMTELEQEKERFLSELKERLDREKKKAVDELEEQFANELQQLKSAAEEKHHKVISSLQTQIAEAQRSEEAQLREDLQRAEQKVQQKAFRVTEYEHELSELMREKRQEVEKDHERKMERMREEHREVLARIQDQYEEEERKQRAELLEGLRSEMVRLRQLHEAELKALRAELDERLTALQNRHREKERKLQDSENELEMRTKNIKARSAQLLSQEESLRKKRQQLLDEDRRIKLERDEAALVSQLRLEENRKEHTNLLESIQQRRRSLEELQDQKVELEAQVDLLRTQSQRLQKHVSELEAAVRSKEETLKELEAEEGVECPRRKAELHVEDLRETIQAHSSREPASPPSQSHKDSDIQLDHVRSYISAEGISIRNAKEFLVRQTRSVRKRHTALKAAKQQWRQDMQKAQEVVQDPDSSQLLEGMRKNLEEEAKQLDKMKSAMRKGQVLLKKKEEKLSQLESSLLEEISDEDTLKSAACKKMVTFDLSNSEDTNSTSSINLHQPKFDLRTDLWPVPQLDKIQYLKDSLQRITSELNGVLGFLGSLNNHQSPLFTSTPCNDVPLSTYASLAGLQARGSLVPPARASLVDQWAWSTGLSSSHSSAAEQSVDSILVEKWHKYFPGGFPLLSGNFKPLDNKLGYVPADEQIRLFQHSQFQNHGSEKMSIQGMIETNKKWLEDFKKDSKVPLFPGTQKPPASSPSLLQLGLDENRQIKVYRY, encoded by the exons ATGGCAGGAGCTATGGTGCGCATTGGTGACCAGCTCATCCTGGAAGAAGATTTCGATGAGACGTACATTCCCAGCAACCAAG AAATCCAAGATTTTGCACGGGAGATCGGGATTGACCCTGAGAAGGAACCAGAGCTGATATGGCTGGCCAGGGAAGGCATCGTGGCCCCGTTACCACCTGAGTGGAAGCCCTG CCAAGACACTACTGGTGATATCTATTACTTCAACTTCGCTAATGGCCAGTCCACGTGGGACCACCCCTGTGATGATCACTACCGAGAGCTCGTCATTCGGGAGCGAGAGAAACTGCTGGCACGTGGCagcttgaaaaagaaagagaagaagaagaaagaaaagaaagacaagaaagagaagaaagacaaGAAGGAGAAGCAGTCACTGAAGCGACCCCCT tcctcaggcacccTGCTAGCACCCATCCAGGTGCCCCTGGGGAACCTCGCTCCACTGCGTGGCCCTGTGGCATCTCCAGCCAGCATCCTTCGTGGGTCACTGAACGTGGACGTGGGGAGCTTGGTGGACTCCAGCCTTGTGGCCAAAGGAGGAATGCAG CCCGCAGAGACCTATAAGCACACCAGCCAGACCAAGAAGTTAACAGGCTTGGTCTGTGAAGAGAAGAGTTCCTTGAACATGGCAGCTCTAGATAAAGGGAGAAACGAAGAGGAGGAAAGTGAAAATGAG AGTCTCCATGGGACAGCAAGACTGTTCAAAAACCTGCACATGGATGTCAGCGCCCTGGGAGGCAGCTTTGACTCTGAG CTTTCGAAGGCATCCGAGACCAGCGACTCTGGGGAGGACTTGCAAGTCTCTGACCACTCAGACCATGAGCTGGTTCGGCCTATG GACTTGGGCTTCCAGACTGGGCTTTCTGAGCAGGTACTGGATGTGGAGGTTCTGTCTCCTGCTTTGGACAGCCCCACCTGCAAG gcccaggagctgggagaagaggaaaaagacgAAAGCAAAGCCAGTGTAGaggaagagcaaagcaaaagaacaaaagctgCTGAGAG GCAACCTGAGAAGGAAATTGAATGTGAGCTGTCCTTGAACCAGCCTAGTGAAGAATCCCTGGAGGAAATAGCCAAGGAGCTGGAGACTGAGCTCAAGcaagagaaaatgcatttattgcAAGCGGAGAAGGAGAAAATTCAGCAATTCCAGGAGGACGtgaggcagctggaggaggaggaagctgaGAAGCTTCatcagcaaaaggaagaatcCCTCAG GACTCTAAAAGAAGATTTGGCAAAGGTTTCTGAGGAGGAAGAGTTGCgtgtcagaaaggaagaaactgagAGACTCTCAAAGCTGCAAGCCAGAATCGCCTTGGAGATcgaggcagaggaggagaagctAAG GGCAGAGCAAGAGGTTACGCTGCAGAAACTAAGAGAAAAGTGGGAAATCCAGCAGGTAACGGAGAAGGAGAGCCtggagaagaagcagcagcttgttttggagaaaatgaAGCTGGAAATCGAGGAAGCTCAGCAGAAAGAGATGACAGAGCTGGAACAAGAGAAGGAACGATTTCTGAGTGAGCTCAAGGAGAGATTagacagggaaaagaagaag GCAGTAGATGAGCTAGAGGAACAGTTTGCAAATGAACTCCAGCAGCTGAAatctgcagcagaagagaagcatCATAAG GTCATTTCCAGCCTGCAAACCCAGATAGCAGAGGCGCAGAGGAGCGAGGAGGCTCAGCTGCGTGAAGACTTGCAGAGAGCGGAACAGAAAGTGCAGCAAAAAGCATTTCGAGTGACAGAATATGAACATGAG CTCAGTGAGCTTATGAGAGAGAAACGGCAGGAAGTGGAAAAAGACCATGAGAGGAAAATGGAGAGGATGAGAGAGGAGCACCGGGAGGTCCTAGCACGGATTCAGGATCAGTATGAGGAGGAG gagagaaagcaaagagcagagctgctcgAAGGCCTGCGGAGTGAGATGGTGCGTCTCCGACAGCTTCATGAAGCAGAGTTGAAAGCTCTGCGGGCGGAGCTGGATGAGCGACTTACTGCATTGCAGAACAGGCACAGGGAGAAG gaaagaaaactccagGACTCGGAAAATGAGCTTGAAATGCGCACAAAGAACATCAAAGCCAGATCAGCGCAGCTCCTTAGTCAG GAGGAgtctctgagaaagaaaaggcagcagctgctggatgAAGACAGACGGATTAAGCTGGAAAGAGAT gAAGCTGCTTTAGTTTCTCAGCTGCGCCTAGAGGAGAACAGGAAGGAGCACACCAACCTCCTTGAGTCCATTCAGCAACGGCGTAGGTCTCTTGAAGAGCTCCAGGACCAGAAAGTCGAGCTGGAGGCCCAGGTGGACTTGTTGCGGACCCAAAGCCAGAGGCTGCAGAAGCACGtcag tgagctggaggcagctgtcAGGAGCAAAGAGGAGACTTTGAAAGAactggaggcagaggaaggtgTGGAATGTCCAAGAAGGAAAGCTGAGCTCCACGTTGAAGACCTGAGAGAAACTATTCAAGCT CACTCGTCCAGAGAGCCTGCTTCCCCACCCAGTCAGAGCCACAAGGACAGTGACATCCAATTGGATCA TGTCAGGAGCTACATCTCCGCAGAAGGAATCTCCATCAGGAATGCCAAGGAGTTCCTGGTGCGCCAGACCCGCTCAGTGAGGAAGAGGCACACGGCACTGaaagctgcaaagcagcagtggcGCCAAGATATGCAGAAAGCACAGGAGGTGGTGCAGGATCCCGACAGCTCGCAGCTCCTGGAGGGCATGCGCAAGAACCTGGAAGAG GAGGCAAAGCAGTTGGACAAGATGAAGTCAGCTATGCGGAAAGGACAGGtgctgctgaagaagaaagaagagaaactaAGCCAGCTGGAGTCCTCACTGCTGGAGGAG ATTTCGGATGAAGATACGCTGAAGAGTGCTGCATGCAAGAAAATGGTGACTTTTGATCTCAGCAACTCTGAGGACACAAACAGCACATCCAGTATAAATCTACATCAGCCAAAAT TTGATCTGAGAACAGATTTATGGCCTGTCCCCCAGCTGGACAAGATCCAGTACTTGAAAGATTCTCTGCAGCGTATCACTAGTGAACTGAATGGGGTCCTTGGCTTCTTGGGCTCTCTGAACAATCACCAGTCTCCACTCTTCACCTCAACGCCCTGCAATGATGTCCCTCTTTCTACATATGCCTccttggcagggctgcaggcacgTGGCTCCTTGGTGCCCCCTGCCAGGGCATCTCTGGTGGACCAGTGGGCCTGGAGCACTGGGCTGAGCTCTAGTCACTCTTCCGCAGCTGAACAGTCAGTGGACAGCATCCTGGTAGAGAAATGGCACAAGTATTTCCCAG GTGGATTCCCGTTGCTCAGTGGAAATTTCAAGCCTCTGGACAACAAGCTGGGCTACGTGCCTGCAGA TGAGCAAATACGGCTGTTCCAGCACTCCCAGTTCCAGAACCATGGGTCGGAGAAGATGAGTATTCAAGGAATGATTGAGACCAACAAGAAATGGCTAGAAGACTTCAAGAAGGATTCCAAAGT ACCTCTCTTCCCAGGCACACAGAagccccctgccagcagccccagcctaCTTCAGCTGGGACTGGATGAAAACAGACAAATTAAGGTGTA
- the CEP164 gene encoding centrosomal protein of 164 kDa isoform X9, whose translation MAGAMVRIGDQLILEEDFDETYIPSNQEIQDFAREIGIDPEKEPELIWLAREGIVAPLPPEWKPCQDTTGDIYYFNFANGQSTWDHPCDDHYRELVIREREKLLARGSLKKKEKKKKEKKDKKEKKDKKEKQSLKRPPPAETYKHTSQTKKLTGLVCEEKSSLNMAALDKGRNEEEESENESLHGTARLFKNLHMDVSALGGSFDSEENSKAEEEDCGSQLADVAEADLQHRRSPDEEAGSLREKESLKSRHAEEGQEYSLDSDAACPPTPVQVLPGDADSSLSGQNKEESNGKLAGNVPGKQDAEVEGDISAADELPLSLEERSAGGTDVPSGPGQPGVAPPAAEADQLASLAATIDTVSAGEKIVNEMREEAAADLKTDSRLDAGKLSKASETSDSGEDLQVSDHSDHELVRPMDLGFQTGLSEQVLDVEVLSPALDSPTCKAQELGEEEKDESKASVEEEQSKRTKAAESERDQSACETPEEKCFALENPNQEEAVAQEPEEEGSLDSLMNLEELAALQKSQPEKEIECELSLNQPSEESLEEIAKELETELKQEKMHLLQAEKEKIQQFQEDVRQLEEEEAEKLHQQKEESLRTLKEDLAKVSEEEELRVRKEETERLSKLQARIALEIEAEEEKLRAEQEVTLQKLREKWEIQQVTEKESLEKKQQLVLEKMKLEIEEAQQKEMTELEQEKERFLSELKERLDREKKKAVDELEEQFANELQQLKSAAEEKHHKVISSLQTQIAEAQRSEEAQLREDLQRAEQKVQQKAFRVTEYEHELSELMREKRQEVEKDHERKMERMREEHREVLARIQDQYEEEERKQRAELLEGLRSEMVRLRQLHEAELKALRAELDERLTALQNRHREKERKLQDSENELEMRTKNIKARSAQLLSQEESLRKKRQQLLDEDRRIKLERDEAALVSQLRLEENRKEHTNLLESIQQRRRSLEELQDQKVELEAQVDLLRTQSQRLQKHVSELEAAVRSKEETLKELEAEEGVECPRRKAELHVEDLRETIQAHSSREPASPPSQSHKDSDIQLDHVRSYISAEGISIRNAKEFLVRQTRSVRKRHTALKAAKQQWRQDMQKAQEVVQDPDSSQLLEGMRKNLEEEAKQLDKMKSAMRKGQVLLKKKEEKLSQLESSLLEEISDEDTLKSAACKKMVTFDLSNSEDTNSTSSINLHQPKFDLRTDLWPVPQLDKIQYLKDSLQRITSELNGVLGFLGSLNNHQSPLFTSTPCNDVPLSTYASLAGLQARGSLVPPARASLVDQWAWSTGLSSSHSSAAEQSVDSILVEKWHKYFPGGFPLLSGNFKPLDNKLGYVPADEQIRLFQHSQFQNHGSEKMSIQGMIETNKKWLEDFKKDSKVPLFPGTQKPPASSPSLLQLGLDENRQIKVYRY comes from the exons ATGGCAGGAGCTATGGTGCGCATTGGTGACCAGCTCATCCTGGAAGAAGATTTCGATGAGACGTACATTCCCAGCAACCAAG AAATCCAAGATTTTGCACGGGAGATCGGGATTGACCCTGAGAAGGAACCAGAGCTGATATGGCTGGCCAGGGAAGGCATCGTGGCCCCGTTACCACCTGAGTGGAAGCCCTG CCAAGACACTACTGGTGATATCTATTACTTCAACTTCGCTAATGGCCAGTCCACGTGGGACCACCCCTGTGATGATCACTACCGAGAGCTCGTCATTCGGGAGCGAGAGAAACTGCTGGCACGTGGCagcttgaaaaagaaagagaagaagaagaaagaaaagaaagacaagaaagagaagaaagacaaGAAGGAGAAGCAGTCACTGAAGCGACCCCCT CCCGCAGAGACCTATAAGCACACCAGCCAGACCAAGAAGTTAACAGGCTTGGTCTGTGAAGAGAAGAGTTCCTTGAACATGGCAGCTCTAGATAAAGGGAGAAACGAAGAGGAGGAAAGTGAAAATGAG AGTCTCCATGGGACAGCAAGACTGTTCAAAAACCTGCACATGGATGTCAGCGCCCTGGGAGGCAGCTTTGACTCTGAG GagaacagcaaagcagaggaggaagactGTGGCAGCCAGTTAGCTGATGTTGCTGAAGCTGATCTCCAGCACCGAAGGAGTCCTGATGAGGAAGCTGGCAGCCTGAGAGAG AAGGAGTCTTTAAAATCAAGACATGCTGAAGAAGGGCAAGAGTATTCCTTAGATTCTGATGCGGCATGCCCTCCAACTCCAGTTCAAGTCCTTCCTGGAGATGCTGACAGTAGCCTGTCTGGCCAGAACAAGGAGGAGTCCAATGGGAAACTTGCTGGGAATGTACCAGGCAAGCAAGATGCTGAGGTGGAAGGTGACATCTCTGCAGCTGATGAGCTGCCGCTGTCTCTGGAGGAACGGAGCGCAGGAGGGACAGATGTGCCCAGcggtcctgggcaacctggaGTTGCACCTCCAGCTGCTGAGGCAGATCAGCTGGCAAGCCTGGCTGCCACCATCGACACTGTGTCTGCTGGCGAAAAGATAGTGAATGAAATGagagaagaagcagcagctgatcTGAAAACAGACAGCAGGCTGGATGCTGGCAAA CTTTCGAAGGCATCCGAGACCAGCGACTCTGGGGAGGACTTGCAAGTCTCTGACCACTCAGACCATGAGCTGGTTCGGCCTATG GACTTGGGCTTCCAGACTGGGCTTTCTGAGCAGGTACTGGATGTGGAGGTTCTGTCTCCTGCTTTGGACAGCCCCACCTGCAAG gcccaggagctgggagaagaggaaaaagacgAAAGCAAAGCCAGTGTAGaggaagagcaaagcaaaagaacaaaagctgCTGAGAG TGAGAGGGATCAAAGTGCTTGTGAAACACCAGAAGAGAAgtgttttgctttagaaaatccCAATCAGGAGGAGGCCGTGGCCCAGGAGCCGGAGGAGGAGGGATCGCTGGATAGCCTAATGAATCTGGAGGAGCTTGCTGCCCTGCAGAAATC GCAACCTGAGAAGGAAATTGAATGTGAGCTGTCCTTGAACCAGCCTAGTGAAGAATCCCTGGAGGAAATAGCCAAGGAGCTGGAGACTGAGCTCAAGcaagagaaaatgcatttattgcAAGCGGAGAAGGAGAAAATTCAGCAATTCCAGGAGGACGtgaggcagctggaggaggaggaagctgaGAAGCTTCatcagcaaaaggaagaatcCCTCAG GACTCTAAAAGAAGATTTGGCAAAGGTTTCTGAGGAGGAAGAGTTGCgtgtcagaaaggaagaaactgagAGACTCTCAAAGCTGCAAGCCAGAATCGCCTTGGAGATcgaggcagaggaggagaagctAAG GGCAGAGCAAGAGGTTACGCTGCAGAAACTAAGAGAAAAGTGGGAAATCCAGCAGGTAACGGAGAAGGAGAGCCtggagaagaagcagcagcttgttttggagaaaatgaAGCTGGAAATCGAGGAAGCTCAGCAGAAAGAGATGACAGAGCTGGAACAAGAGAAGGAACGATTTCTGAGTGAGCTCAAGGAGAGATTagacagggaaaagaagaag GCAGTAGATGAGCTAGAGGAACAGTTTGCAAATGAACTCCAGCAGCTGAAatctgcagcagaagagaagcatCATAAG GTCATTTCCAGCCTGCAAACCCAGATAGCAGAGGCGCAGAGGAGCGAGGAGGCTCAGCTGCGTGAAGACTTGCAGAGAGCGGAACAGAAAGTGCAGCAAAAAGCATTTCGAGTGACAGAATATGAACATGAG CTCAGTGAGCTTATGAGAGAGAAACGGCAGGAAGTGGAAAAAGACCATGAGAGGAAAATGGAGAGGATGAGAGAGGAGCACCGGGAGGTCCTAGCACGGATTCAGGATCAGTATGAGGAGGAG gagagaaagcaaagagcagagctgctcgAAGGCCTGCGGAGTGAGATGGTGCGTCTCCGACAGCTTCATGAAGCAGAGTTGAAAGCTCTGCGGGCGGAGCTGGATGAGCGACTTACTGCATTGCAGAACAGGCACAGGGAGAAG gaaagaaaactccagGACTCGGAAAATGAGCTTGAAATGCGCACAAAGAACATCAAAGCCAGATCAGCGCAGCTCCTTAGTCAG GAGGAgtctctgagaaagaaaaggcagcagctgctggatgAAGACAGACGGATTAAGCTGGAAAGAGAT gAAGCTGCTTTAGTTTCTCAGCTGCGCCTAGAGGAGAACAGGAAGGAGCACACCAACCTCCTTGAGTCCATTCAGCAACGGCGTAGGTCTCTTGAAGAGCTCCAGGACCAGAAAGTCGAGCTGGAGGCCCAGGTGGACTTGTTGCGGACCCAAAGCCAGAGGCTGCAGAAGCACGtcag tgagctggaggcagctgtcAGGAGCAAAGAGGAGACTTTGAAAGAactggaggcagaggaaggtgTGGAATGTCCAAGAAGGAAAGCTGAGCTCCACGTTGAAGACCTGAGAGAAACTATTCAAGCT CACTCGTCCAGAGAGCCTGCTTCCCCACCCAGTCAGAGCCACAAGGACAGTGACATCCAATTGGATCA TGTCAGGAGCTACATCTCCGCAGAAGGAATCTCCATCAGGAATGCCAAGGAGTTCCTGGTGCGCCAGACCCGCTCAGTGAGGAAGAGGCACACGGCACTGaaagctgcaaagcagcagtggcGCCAAGATATGCAGAAAGCACAGGAGGTGGTGCAGGATCCCGACAGCTCGCAGCTCCTGGAGGGCATGCGCAAGAACCTGGAAGAG GAGGCAAAGCAGTTGGACAAGATGAAGTCAGCTATGCGGAAAGGACAGGtgctgctgaagaagaaagaagagaaactaAGCCAGCTGGAGTCCTCACTGCTGGAGGAG ATTTCGGATGAAGATACGCTGAAGAGTGCTGCATGCAAGAAAATGGTGACTTTTGATCTCAGCAACTCTGAGGACACAAACAGCACATCCAGTATAAATCTACATCAGCCAAAAT TTGATCTGAGAACAGATTTATGGCCTGTCCCCCAGCTGGACAAGATCCAGTACTTGAAAGATTCTCTGCAGCGTATCACTAGTGAACTGAATGGGGTCCTTGGCTTCTTGGGCTCTCTGAACAATCACCAGTCTCCACTCTTCACCTCAACGCCCTGCAATGATGTCCCTCTTTCTACATATGCCTccttggcagggctgcaggcacgTGGCTCCTTGGTGCCCCCTGCCAGGGCATCTCTGGTGGACCAGTGGGCCTGGAGCACTGGGCTGAGCTCTAGTCACTCTTCCGCAGCTGAACAGTCAGTGGACAGCATCCTGGTAGAGAAATGGCACAAGTATTTCCCAG GTGGATTCCCGTTGCTCAGTGGAAATTTCAAGCCTCTGGACAACAAGCTGGGCTACGTGCCTGCAGA TGAGCAAATACGGCTGTTCCAGCACTCCCAGTTCCAGAACCATGGGTCGGAGAAGATGAGTATTCAAGGAATGATTGAGACCAACAAGAAATGGCTAGAAGACTTCAAGAAGGATTCCAAAGT ACCTCTCTTCCCAGGCACACAGAagccccctgccagcagccccagcctaCTTCAGCTGGGACTGGATGAAAACAGACAAATTAAGGTGTA